One window of the Montipora foliosa isolate CH-2021 chromosome 4, ASM3666993v2, whole genome shotgun sequence genome contains the following:
- the LOC137999207 gene encoding neuromedin-U receptor 2-like, with protein MARNDSLVGLTKTQSYVLASVNVLFSLIGIFGNVLVFIVVVRNRRLHTVSNLFIISLAFADLLACAVGQPMYAAFLFGLPHNPIYSVVRKSFSFVSVLASISNLAAVTIDRYTAIVSPMMYQLRAKFTSAFVLLIVIWSMSLVLGIPSGVGVPRFGAVTACYTLVLLFVIFPCYLRIYVVARAQARSIARQVGHIEKDLRGKTERENIAAKTIGTVLVVFAVCWLPVIVTPMIFRYGNHTTPSLNPRLNLALKCAQTLALCSSALNPVIYSLKTKIFKGDLRKILHFVFRCSSCEDKPEFL; from the coding sequence TCAGCCTCATCGGTATATTTGGCAATGTTTTAGTTTTCATTGTAGTGGTCCGTAACCGACGACTCCACACCGTTTCAAACTTGTTCATCATAAGCCTCGCTTTTGCAGATCTGCTAGCCTGCGCTGTTGGTCAACCTATGTATGCCGCGTTCCTGTTTGGATTGCCTCACAACCCCATTTATAGCGTAGTGCGTAAGTCGTTCTCCTTTGTGTCTGTGCTTGCGTCTATCAGCAATTTGGCCGCCGTTACCATCGATCGTTACACAGCTATCGTCTCGCCAATGATGTACCAGCTCCGAGCCAAATTTACCAGCGCTTTTGTTTTGCTAATCGTCATCTGGAGTATGTCCTTAGTGCTGGGAATACCGAGTGGTGTTGGAGTGCCTCGGTTTGGGGCCGTTACAGCTTGCTACACACTGGTGcttctttttgttatttttccatGTTACCTGCGTATCTACGTCGTAGCTCGCGCACAAGCGCGCTCAATTGCCAGGCAGGTCGGTCATATAGAAAAAGATTTACGAGGCAAGACCGAGAGAGAGAACATTGCCGCTAAGACGATTGGAACCGTCTTAGTTGTCTTCGCTGTTTGTTGGCTGCCTGTCATTGTCACGCCGATGATTTTTCGTTACGGTAATCACACAACTCCTTCACTAAACCCCCGACTAAACCTCGCTCTTAAATGTGCACAGACCTTGGCCCTTTGTTCTTCCGCTTTGAATCCTGTCATCTACAGCCTCAAAACAAAGATTTTCAAAGGGGATTTGAGGAAGATTCTTCACTTTGTGTTTCGATGTAGTTCTTGCGAAGACAAACCCGAATTTCTTTAG